A single region of the Lycium barbarum isolate Lr01 chromosome 2, ASM1917538v2, whole genome shotgun sequence genome encodes:
- the LOC132628649 gene encoding uncharacterized protein LOC132628649 — MGKHKDRPRRKSNANITNKDHPSSSKYFSDEHSLQGSHRAEIEELNFLSSASLKPKKRSSEFSENSRRSRRLVKKNNYGDLVDIIPGSDKQKSRIPPHQEPESSAQFYNLDVEMPEISVNNRHGSCFSCCESEPSSIDLDGIEETEVNRLLVNGDQSLHVEGASSNLTGNQQEPCPAIDGVQNESDNMWKLRGPIIW; from the exons ATGGGTAAACACAAGGATAGACCAAGGAGGAAATCAAATGCCAATATTACGAACAAGGATCACCCCTCCAGCAGCAAATATTTTTCTGATGAGCACTCGTTACAAGGCTCACATAGGGCAGAG atTGAAGAACTGAATTTTCTCTCTTCAGCATCGCTTAAACCCAAGAAGAGAAGTTCTGaattttcagaaaattctcgCAGAAGTCGTAGATTGGTGAAGAAGAACAATTATGGGGATCTTGTGGATATTATTCCGGGTTCAGATAAACAGAAATCCCGAATACCACCTCATCAGGAACCTGAATCTTCAGCTCAATTTTACAACTTGGATGTTGAAATGCCTGAAATCTCTGTGAACAACAGGCATGGATCTTGTTTTAGCTGCTGTGAGTCGGAGCCAAGTAGCATAGACCTAGATGGTATTGAGGAAACTGAAGTCAACAGACTTCTTGTAAATGGTGATCAGAGTTTACATGTCGAAGGTGCCTCGTCCAACCTCACTGGAAATCAACAAGAGCCATGCCCAGCTATTGATGGGGTCCAAAATGAGAGTGATAATATGTGGAAATT ACGTGGGCCAATCATATGGTAA